The Heteronotia binoei isolate CCM8104 ecotype False Entrance Well chromosome 14, APGP_CSIRO_Hbin_v1, whole genome shotgun sequence genome has a window encoding:
- the LOC132582266 gene encoding uncharacterized protein F54H12.2-like has protein sequence MAFIHCGSEECVKSELDLFQIAPTQTCIEKSLYIEVPPLSALTGSAPLEFYIAGNGEDYIDLNNTLLYAKCKITREDGTDLPADARVALVNYPIASIFSQLDVTVGDRLISQSNNCYPYRAMIETLLNYSGETLATQFSAGGFYKDTAGHHESTILANPVNKGFAKRAELTAESRVIDLLGHLHADLFFQEKLLLNGVDVKIKLTRSRDAFCLMSGAGDAARFKLQLDSASLFVKKVRVSPVVRLAHAEALMTSTAKYPVDRVSMKVFSISAGARVSNQDNLFLGQLPKMVVMALVDNDAFSGSFAKNPFHFKDYNINFAALYVDGEQIPPKPFQPDFAAGNNVREYMSLVQTAGKHLQDRPLLIDRDEYRNGYTLFAFDLSPDQECADHYSLIKTGNLRAEIRFADALPQTVNLIVYGVFDNVIEINQNRNVLFDYM, from the coding sequence ATGGCGTTCATACACTGCGGCTCGGAAGAGTGTGTGAAGTCGGAGCTCGATCTGTTCCAGATAGCCCCGACACAAACATGCATCGAGAAAAGTCTGTATATCGAAGTCCCACCCCTATCAGCCCTTACGGGGTCCGCACCTCTAGAGTTCTACATAGCCGGCAACGGGGAAGATTACATCGATTTAAACAATACACTTCTCTACGCGAAATGCAAAATTACTCGAGAAGACGGCACGGACCTCCCTGCTGACGCTAGAGTGGCGCTGGTGAACTACCCTATAGCATCCATATTCAGTCAGTTGGATGTGACGGTCGGAGATCGGCTGATCAGCCAGAGCAATAATTGCTACCCCTATAGGGCGATGATTGAAACTCTGCTCAATTACAGCGGGGAAACCCTAGCCACACAATTTTCAGCGGGTGGTTTTTATAAGGATACGGCTGGCCACCACGAGTCCACCATCCTGGCAAACCCCGTCAACAAGGGATTTGCCAAGAGAGCAGAACTAACGGCCGAGAGCAGGGTGATAGACCTTTTAGGTCATCTCCACGCGGACCTATTTTTTCAAGAAAAACTGCTACTAAATGGGGTGGATGTGAAAATCAAACTAACCCGCAGCAGGGACGCCTTCTGCTTGATGAGCGGCGCGGGAGACGCTGCACGTTTTAAGCTACAGTTGGATTCGGCCTCTCTCTTTGTGAAAAAAGTGAGGGTCTCCCCGGTTGTCCGACTGGCCCATGCTGAAGCGCTGATGACCTCCACAGCAAAATACCCTGTGGACCGTGTCAGCATGAAAGTGTTCAGTATCTCTGCAGGAGCCCGTGTAAGCAACCAAGACAACTTGTTTTTGGGGCAGCTCCCCAAAATGGTGGTCATGGCTCTGGTGGACAATGACGCTTTCAGTGGCAGCTTCGCCAAAAACCCTTTCCACTTTAAAGATTACAACATCAACTTTGCGGCCCTATATGTGGATGGTGAGCAGATCCCCCCAAAACCCTTCCAGCCCGACTTTGCTGCCGGGAACAACGTGAGAGAATACATGAGTTTAGTGCAAACGGCTGGGAAGCATCTTCAGGATAGGCCGCTCTTGATAGATCGTGACGAGTATCGGAACGGGTACACTCTGTTCGCCTTTGACCTCTCCCCCGATCAGGAATGTGCGGACCATTACTCCCTGATCAAAACGGGAAACCTGAGAGCCGAAATACGCTTTGCGGACGCGCTCCCCCAAACTGTGAATTTGATCGTGTACGGGGTGTTTGACAACGTCATCGAGATCAACCAAAACCGCAACGTGCTCTTtgactatatgtaa